In Streptomyces chartreusis, the following proteins share a genomic window:
- a CDS encoding tetratricopeptide repeat protein, which yields MPIPEDVTGDEIDKDVRQELQSLPKTLAEDVAKNLVMVARLIDEDPEGAYGYSKVALRLASRVAAVREAGGFAAYANQKYAEALAEFRAARRMTGGVELWPLMADCERGLGRPEKALDMAGAPEVQKLDKAGQVEMRLVAAGARRDMGQLDAAIVTLQSPELASNSVQPWTARLRYAYADALLAAGRQGEAREWFAKAVEADKDGSTDASDRLAEMDGVEFVDAFEGDEDEGDEREARGEADEDRDA from the coding sequence CTGCCGATCCCCGAGGACGTCACGGGCGACGAGATCGACAAGGACGTACGGCAGGAGCTTCAGAGCCTGCCGAAGACGCTCGCGGAGGACGTCGCCAAGAACCTGGTGATGGTCGCGCGGCTCATCGACGAGGACCCCGAGGGTGCCTACGGCTACTCCAAGGTGGCCCTTCGGCTCGCGTCGCGTGTCGCCGCCGTACGAGAGGCGGGCGGGTTCGCCGCCTATGCCAACCAGAAGTACGCGGAGGCGCTCGCCGAGTTCCGGGCGGCCCGGCGGATGACCGGTGGCGTGGAGCTGTGGCCGCTGATGGCCGACTGTGAGCGTGGGCTCGGGCGGCCGGAGAAGGCGCTGGACATGGCCGGGGCTCCCGAGGTGCAGAAGCTCGACAAGGCCGGGCAGGTCGAGATGCGGCTCGTCGCGGCCGGCGCCCGGCGTGACATGGGGCAGCTGGACGCGGCCATCGTGACGCTGCAGAGCCCCGAGCTGGCCTCCAACTCCGTGCAGCCCTGGACCGCACGGCTTCGGTACGCCTACGCGGACGCGCTGCTCGCCGCCGGGCGGCAGGGTGAGGCGCGTGAGTGGTTCGCGAAGGCCGTCGAGGCCGACAAGGACGGCAGCACGGACGCTTCCGACCGGCTCGCGGAGATGGACGGTGTGGAGTTCGTCGACGCCTTCGAAGGGGACGAGGACGAGGGTGACGAGCGGGAGGCTCGCGGCGAGGCCGACGAGGACCGCGACGCGTAG
- a CDS encoding DUF1015 domain-containing protein has protein sequence MNTAGHPEATARRGLELTPFRGLRYDPDRVGSLAAVTSPPYDVVVRPDGLHHLQDSDPHNIVRLILPQADTPAARNEQAARTLHRWLSEGVLTTDTDPGLYVYEQRDGAGMLQRGVIGALRVSEPSEGLVLPHEDVMPHVVADRADLMRATSANLEPLLLTYRGNGTAADTSSVIERTIEGPPLLATTTEDGFSHRLWSITDPADLDRIQSDLARRQALIADGHHRWATYRRLRAEHGSPSAWDYGLVLLVDTARYPLRVRAIHRLLHGVPVPDALAALDGLFHVRRLEVPLAAALETLADAACAGNAFLIAGDGAFHLVDQPDADLLARTVPADRPTAWRTLDATVLHATLLAHVWHVPEDDPTRIAYIHDTAATVAKAERDGGTAVLMHPVREDVVRDLARQGVTMPRKSTSFGPKPASGLVLRALDL, from the coding sequence ATGAACACAGCAGGTCACCCGGAAGCAACGGCGCGCCGAGGCCTCGAACTGACCCCGTTCCGAGGGCTGCGCTACGACCCCGACCGGGTCGGCAGCCTGGCCGCCGTGACATCCCCTCCGTACGACGTCGTCGTCCGCCCCGACGGCCTGCACCACCTCCAGGACTCGGACCCGCACAACATCGTCCGGCTGATCCTGCCCCAGGCCGACACACCGGCCGCCCGCAACGAACAGGCGGCGCGCACCCTGCACCGCTGGCTGTCCGAAGGCGTACTGACCACCGACACCGACCCCGGTCTCTACGTCTACGAACAGCGCGACGGCGCGGGCATGCTGCAACGCGGTGTCATCGGCGCCCTGCGGGTGTCGGAGCCGTCGGAGGGCCTGGTTCTGCCGCACGAGGACGTCATGCCGCACGTGGTCGCCGACCGGGCGGACCTGATGCGTGCCACGTCCGCGAACCTCGAACCCCTGCTGCTGACCTACCGGGGCAACGGCACGGCGGCCGACACGTCCTCCGTCATCGAGCGCACCATCGAGGGCCCGCCGCTGCTCGCGACCACCACCGAGGACGGCTTCAGCCACCGCCTGTGGTCGATCACCGACCCCGCCGACCTGGACCGCATCCAGTCGGACCTGGCCCGGCGCCAGGCCCTGATCGCCGACGGCCATCACCGCTGGGCGACTTATCGACGTCTACGCGCGGAGCACGGCTCACCGAGCGCCTGGGACTACGGCCTCGTCCTCCTGGTCGACACGGCCCGCTACCCCCTGCGCGTGCGCGCCATCCACCGTCTGCTGCACGGCGTGCCGGTACCGGACGCCCTGGCCGCCCTCGACGGCCTCTTCCACGTCCGCCGCCTCGAAGTCCCGCTCGCCGCGGCACTGGAGACCCTGGCCGACGCGGCCTGCGCGGGGAACGCCTTCCTCATCGCCGGCGACGGCGCCTTCCACCTCGTCGACCAGCCGGACGCGGACCTCCTCGCCCGCACGGTCCCCGCCGACCGCCCCACCGCCTGGCGCACCCTGGACGCGACGGTCCTGCACGCCACGCTCCTCGCCCACGTCTGGCACGTCCCCGAGGACGACCCCACCCGCATCGCGTACATCCACGACACCGCCGCCACCGTCGCCAAGGCGGAACGCGACGGCGGTACGGCAGTCCTGATGCACCCCGTCCGCGAGGACGTCGTACGCGACCTCGCCCGCCAGGGCGTCACCATGCCCCGCAAGTCGACGTCGTTCGGCCCGAAGCCGGCGTCCGGCCTGGTCCTGCGCGCACTGGACCTCTAG
- a CDS encoding HAD hydrolase-like protein — translation MSQSVRTSPSGSGRALSEAYDTALLDLDGVVYAGGNAIVHAVESLAAARTGGMHLAYVTNNALRTPDVVAAHLTALGIPTGADDVITSAQAAARLISEQVPEGARVLVIGGEGLRVALRERGLEPVESADDDPAAVVQGFGGPELVWGRFAEACYAIARGVPWFASNTDLTIPGARGIGPGNGAAVEVVRIATGAEPQVAGKPLPPMHRETILRTGAERPLVVGDRLDTDIEGAFNGEVDSLLVLTGVTDGAQLLAAPPQHRPTYVDADLRGLLTGQPEVAGQGEGFRCGGWTATARADRLELDGDGTPLDGLRALCAAAWTAAGDGSYALDSGKVLARLGW, via the coding sequence ATGAGCCAGAGCGTCAGGACGAGCCCCTCGGGCAGTGGCCGGGCCCTGAGCGAGGCGTACGACACGGCGCTGCTCGACCTCGACGGTGTGGTGTACGCGGGCGGGAACGCGATCGTGCATGCCGTCGAGTCGCTCGCGGCGGCGCGGACGGGCGGGATGCATCTCGCGTACGTCACGAACAATGCCCTGCGGACGCCGGACGTCGTGGCCGCTCATCTGACGGCACTGGGGATACCCACGGGCGCGGACGACGTCATCACCTCGGCGCAGGCGGCCGCGCGGCTGATCAGCGAGCAGGTGCCGGAGGGCGCGCGGGTGCTCGTCATCGGCGGCGAGGGGCTGCGGGTGGCGCTGCGCGAGCGCGGCCTGGAGCCGGTCGAGTCGGCGGACGACGATCCGGCGGCGGTGGTGCAGGGGTTCGGCGGGCCGGAGCTGGTGTGGGGGCGTTTCGCGGAGGCGTGCTACGCCATCGCGCGCGGGGTGCCCTGGTTCGCGTCGAACACGGACCTGACGATCCCGGGCGCCCGCGGGATCGGGCCGGGCAACGGCGCGGCGGTGGAGGTCGTTCGGATCGCCACCGGCGCCGAGCCGCAGGTGGCGGGCAAGCCGTTGCCTCCCATGCACCGCGAGACGATCCTGCGTACCGGCGCCGAGCGGCCGCTGGTGGTGGGGGACCGGCTGGACACGGACATCGAGGGCGCGTTCAACGGAGAGGTCGACTCGCTGCTCGTCCTGACCGGCGTGACCGACGGCGCCCAGCTGCTCGCCGCGCCGCCGCAGCACCGGCCGACCTATGTCGACGCCGATCTGCGCGGGCTGCTCACCGGGCAGCCGGAGGTCGCCGGGCAGGGAGAGGGTTTCCGGTGCGGCGGCTGGACGGCGACCGCGCGGGCTGACCGGCTGGAACTCGACGGTGACGGAACGCCCTTGGACGGC